Proteins found in one Colletes latitarsis isolate SP2378_abdomen chromosome 8, iyColLati1, whole genome shotgun sequence genomic segment:
- the LOC143344299 gene encoding large ribosomal subunit protein eL34 encodes MVQRLTYRRRLSYNTKSNRRRVVRTPGGKLVYQYLKKPKKIPRCGQCKDKLRGIQPARPMERSRMSRRKKTVKRVYGGVLCHKCVKERIVRAFLIEEQKIVVKVMKAQAIAKTRAEK; translated from the exons ATGGTGCAGCGACTAACCTATCGTCGACGCTTGTCATACAACACAAAAAGCAACAGGAGACGCGT TGTACGCACTCCTGGTGGAAAATTAGTGTATCAGTACCTTAAAAAGCCGAAAAAGATCCCCAGATGTGGTCAATGCAAAGACAAGCTTAGAGGTATTCAACCAGCCAGGCCTATGGAAAGGTCACGAATGAGTAGGCGTAAGAAAACAGTAAAACGCGTATATGGTGGAGTTTTGTGTCACAAGTGTGTTAAAGAAAG GATCGTTCGTGCTTTCTTGATCGAGGAACAGAAGATTGTCGTCAAAGTGATGAAAGCCCAAGCTATTGCAAAAACGAGGGCAGAGAAGTAA